Proteins encoded together in one Papaver somniferum cultivar HN1 unplaced genomic scaffold, ASM357369v1 unplaced-scaffold_21, whole genome shotgun sequence window:
- the LOC113339776 gene encoding rho GTPase-activating protein gacF-like, with translation MWNNSTGISNSDDDSWEVRAFAEDTNMGTTWPPRSYTCTFCRREFRSAQALGGHMNVHRRDRARLRQSPPPTVSPSYPCSVTTTSAAAASTLMFPTETFLAAANNGGLCVFYPLSLASNDNNISHRSTTAADIFKATFVNGCSSITAEISPSPLLSVSNYPTQDILKSPTTTTTTSTICPPTVSFARVTEQIGETLTFIESHENEDGDNNENENKNSQYNHQTKCNHNNRNNTQLFEELDLELRLGSSRILKFALLIFENWRRM, from the exons ATGTGGAATAATAGTACTGGGATATCCAACAGTGACGATGATTCATGGGAAGTTCGGGCATTTGCAGAGGATACTAATATGGGCACAACTTGGCCTCCTCGATCTTACACTTGTACGTTTTGCCGTCGTGAATTTAGGTCGGCCCAAGCACTTGGAGGTCATATGAACGTACACCGTCGTGACCGTGCAAGACTTAGGCAATCTCCGCCGCCAACTGTCTCACCATCTTATCCATGTTCAGTTACTActacatcagcagcagcagcatcaactCTTATGTTTCCAACTGAAACATTTCTCGCCGCGGCCAACAACGGTGGTTTGTGTGTTTTCTATCCTTTATCATTAGCAAGTAATGATAATAATATTAGTCATAGAAGTACTACTGCTGCTGATATATTTAAAGCAACATTCGTTAATGGATGTAGTAGTATTACTGCTgagatttctccttctcctttactATCAGTGTCAAATTATCCTACACAAGATATTTTGAAATCtccgacaacaacaacaacaacatcgacTATTTGTCCACCCACAGTTAGTTTTGCTAGGGTTACGGAACAAATTGGAGAGACTTTGACATTTATTGAGAGtcatgaaaatgaagatggtGACAATAATGAGAACGAGAATAAGAACTCCCAATATAATCATCAGACAAAGTGCAACCACAACAATCGTAATAATACGCAATTATTCGAAGAATTGGATCTAGAACTTCGACTTGGATCCTCGAG GATACTCAAATTTGCGCTGCTTATCTTTGAAAATTGGAGGCGAATGTGA